The Setaria viridis chromosome 9, Setaria_viridis_v4.0, whole genome shotgun sequence sequence GGATTTCATCTCATCCTTTGAATCCAACCCTGAGTAGACTCAGTAGTAGTACCGAAGAAGTGAAGATATTCAGTCTAGTTCGGAAGAAAGTCTTCTACTCCTCTCATTTCAAATTGtcgatcgttttagcttttttaggctTATAGATTtcactatgcatctagacatacgccatatctaagtgcataataaaaataTCCATATAAAAAAGCCAAAActacctacaatttgggacagacGGAGTATATAGTATCGGTGTATTCGTAGCTAAAGAAATGGGGTTCAATGTGGGCTGCTCATTTTAAATTGTATGGCTGAGATTATCACCATACGATGTGCTGTAAAAGTGAAAATGCTCATTTTAAATTGTATGTCTGAGATTATCACCATACGATGTGCTGTAAAAGTGAAAACCAGTTCACCTGGTGTTATAACAGCAAAATGTACGTCATAAACCCTAGCAGTGATTAAACAATTGAGTCACTTTGCCATAAATCAATGAAATAACCTAGGCCATGATGAAGCCAGAGGCAACACTGTGTACTCGGGGCATTTGACATCGCCCAAAGATATGCCAGCATTAATAAGTTAAAAACAGAGCTGGCACATGCTCGTAGGCACCAAAGCATTATTTGAGTAACCTTTCCAGTCCAACTACTTGCAACAACACTCTAGTCACCATTCACCACTGAAACCAGTTCAGTACACCATTCACCACTGTAAACACAAAATGGTTGGACAAGAAACAGGGCGGTCTGTATTCTCAGAGCAAGATTTCTGGACCCTTCAGTCGCTCATTTGCTAGCTCCTTGAGCCTCTCAGTCACCTTCTCAGCAGCATGTACGTATGCCTGCGCTGAAGCCGAGTTTGGTGAAGATATGACAATAGGGTTGCCTTCATCTGAACCTGTTCTGATGCTGATTTCAAGAGGTATCTATCAGGAAAAAAATAACAGTGTTGATCAGAGATCATAGTATATTTACAGACGTAACATAGATAAACTATTATCTCCAACATTCCATCAGATGTAGACAAAATTAGGCCAGTCACTCATCAACAGAATGTCCCCTAAATCATGTTCATGGATATCTAATAATAGTCAAAGCAACTGTTGCATGCTATAAAAGGATCATACATTTTCTAATATAAAAAAGCCAGAGAGCATAGTTGTCACAACTGAAGAAGTTTGTGCATATTCCAATCAATCCTGACAAGATTCACTCACCTCACCAAGCAATTTCATATCCATTTCCTCTGCAGTTCTCTTGGCTCCACCTTCCCCAAAAATGTACGATTTCTCACCACATTTGGGGCACTTAAAACAACTCATATTCTCTACTAATCCCAAAATCTGCCAAAACAATAAAGTCAGTTTAGCTAGGAAGACTAGACATGGCAAATGCAACATGAAACTAAATATTTTCCATTAGCAAAATGAAATAGGCCTCTTTTTAGGTGAATGTGTGATCCGTTCAATTGTTGAGCTTGTATAAAAGTGACTACAAAGTAGCATCTTGTTGAGTTTggcaatgaaaaaaaatgaataagAAAGAAAATGTAAGTTGTAAGTTCAAAATAAAATTGTATCTGAAAACAATACTTAAAATACAATATGGACAAGCAGTTAAGAACTGTACAGGAACTTGGACTTTCCGAAACATGTTGGCTCCTCTTCTAGCATCGATTAAAGCAATATCTTGAGGAGTTGAAACAATTAAAgcacctgcagaaaacacatgtgaaaaagaaaaattcaaaatcTGTATATGAAAGCAACATTTGCAGCTTCATAACCAGATGTAGATATACCAGATAATTTAAGCCTTTGTGAAATTGATAGTTGAGCATCACCAGTGCCTGGAGGCATATCAACAACAAGAATATCAAGATTTCCCCAAGCTACTCCCCTTGTCATCTTCTCGAGAGCACTCATTACCTGAtaccaagaaaaaaaagtagCATTGAGAACGTAGAACTTAAACTTGCCAAAAGAACACAAAACTGGAAATACAAAACCACAGTTTCGTTTACTATACAAGTAATGGACTCTCCATGATCAATGGATTCCAAGATAGCATAAGTCAATGGCCATTGCTAAACAGTGCAACAAAGAACTGTTCTGTAAATATTCTGAGTAAACCAGTAACTAAGATAAGTTTGAATTAGTCACTTCAAGCATCTATAAGATTTCAACGGGAAAACATCTGTGGCATGGAATAAACAAAAAGGTAATGAAATTCTCCATGTCCACGTCCACGTCCACGCTCCCCAGAAACTATCCCCAGATCAGTTTTGTTGACCTAAAGGTACACAATGGAAAGCAAGACAAGCTGCAACAGCAAGTATACGACACATTTCAGTTGATGTTTCTTAGGTGTTAAGAatgcaaaacaaaaggaaactgATTTACAGGAAAAATGTCCAACAAGGATACTGAGAAGTTAACAGAAGCACATGGAAAGACAAACCATAGGACCTCTCCAAACAATTGGTGCATCTTTGTCAACCAGAAAACCAATAGACATGCATCGCACTCCATGGTTGTCAATTGGAATCATCTTCATGTCTGTAAACAAAATATAGTCACAAATTTACAATGAACCCACAAGGACATACCGTGGTTGCAACTATAAGCAAAATGGCACACTTGTAATTAAACATAAAAAATCCATTTATTACGGACATGTTAGTGCAGAATGCTTGTCCAAAAAGCTATATTCAGCTCATGGCTCGGGTAATATAGAGCTTGAAACTGTGACGAATGCAAAATGTTgttgtcatgtaaatttaggAGTGCCTGGAGTTTAGTTATTGAATTGATACGGTCAGAAGGTAACAAATTTGATTTGCAGCTTCAACTAAACCAAACTACTGCAATGGGCTAAATTCAATCATTTAAGTAAACAGAGGTATCTGTACTTCTGTAGAGTCTAGTAAAAAACTTAAGCAACATTTAGTAAAATAAATGTTGGCACGGCTAAAGAAAGTAATTTGAATACTAAAAAAAACAAGTGAATTGTTTCACTTCACCATATCTGGACACACATAAGCAATCTGGCTGCAGTATGAGAAAAGCAGATTACAGAACATGAGAACAATAAATAACCACTAACCAAAAGTTTTGGAAACAGACTTCTTGCTGGTTCTTTCAGCATAGAATTAACTTTGTAATTTTACTTTACAA is a genomic window containing:
- the LOC117839785 gene encoding iron-sulfur protein required for NADH dehydrogenase, mitochondrial isoform X2 translates to MLRIASRAVSLGGRRSYSALPKGGPSIAGVGDIIAVASGKGGVGKSTTAVNIAVALAKEFKLKVGLLDADIYGPSVPTMMNLHAKPEVSEDMKMIPIDNHGVRCMSIGFLVDKDAPIVWRGPMVMSALEKMTRGVAWGNLDILVVDMPPGTGALIVSTPQDIALIDARRGANMFRKVQVPILGLVENMSCFKCPKCGEKSYIFGEGGAKRTAEEMDMKLLGEIPLEISIRTGSDEGNPIVISSPNSASAQAYVHAAEKVTERLKELANERLKGPEILL
- the LOC117839785 gene encoding iron-sulfur protein required for NADH dehydrogenase, mitochondrial isoform X1 is translated as MLRIASRAVSLGGRRSYSALPKGGPSIAGVGDIIAVASGKGGVGKSTTAVNIAVALAKEFKLKVGLLDADIYGPSVPTMMNLHAKPEVSEDMKMIPIDNHGVRCMSIGFLVDKDAPIVWRGPMVMSALEKMTRGVAWGNLDILVVDMPPGTGDAQLSISQRLKLSGALIVSTPQDIALIDARRGANMFRKVQVPILGLVENMSCFKCPKCGEKSYIFGEGGAKRTAEEMDMKLLGEIPLEISIRTGSDEGNPIVISSPNSASAQAYVHAAEKVTERLKELANERLKGPEILL